Genomic segment of Candidatus Krumholzibacteriia bacterium:
CGATGATGGTGATGGCCAACGGACGTTGCAGCTGTTCGCCACTGCCCAGACCGATCGCCATGGGCAGCATCGCCAGGATCGTGGTCACGCTGGTCATGAGGATGGGGCGGAAGCGCAGCCGACTCGCGGTGAGAATCGCCTCGAAGTCGGGCGTGCCCTCGGTCCGCAGCCGACGGATGGTATCGACCTTCACGATCGCGTCGTTGACCGCGATCCCCAGCAGGGCGAGAACCCCGATCAGCGACAGGATGTTCAGCGAGCCGTGCGTCAGCGAGATCGCGATGGCCGAACCGGCCAGGCCGATCGGGATCACCGCCGCGATCAGCAGGGGATCGACGAAGCTCTCGAACTGTGCGGCCAGGATCATGTAGACGAGGACGACGGCCAGGGCCATGGCCAGGGCCAGATCCCGGAAACTGCGCTGCATCTCGCGCCGCTCGCCGGTCTCGATCACGCGGATGTTCGGAGGAAGCTGCAGGCCCGCGATGGCGGCCTGCGCACTCTCCCACGCTTCGTCCAGACCGCCGGTGCTGACGTCGCCCGAGATCGTCACCATGCGGCGTTGGTCGTTGCGCACGAGTTCGCGGACCGGCCGCTCCTCCTGCAGGGCGACGAAGCTGCGCAGGGGAACCTTCTGCCCGCCGGGCAACGTGATGGGGGCACCCAGGGCCAGGTCCAGGTCGCGTCGCTCGTCGCGCTCGAAACGCACGGCGATGTCGATGCGCTGTTCGATCTCGTTGAAGGTCGTCGCCTCCACACCCACGATGCGGGCGCGCAGCTCGTCGGCCACGCGGTTCGGGTCCAGTCCGCTGCGCAGGACTTCGTCGCGGTCGATGCCGACCACCACGTTCGGCGTTCCCAGCACACGGTCGATCTGCAGGTCCGTCAGCTCGGGCACGGTGCGCAGTTCGCGCTCGATCCGCTCGGCGGCGCGCAGCGCGATCAACGGATCCTCGGCGATCACTCCCATGCGGAAGGCCGTCCCGCCCGCCGAGAGCAACTCGCCCAGGCCGATGCCCTCGTCGCGGAAGACCCACGTCGTCCCGGACAGCGTCTGCTCCAGACGCGCGGAGATCTCTTCCTGCAGACGCTGCCCTTCGGCCCGGGCATCGCGTTCCTGCTGCAGGATCACCCGGACACGGGCCGTGTGCGGGGCCGTGTAGTCCTGCAGGGCGGCCAGGGTGCGTTCGGTCGTTCCCACCTGCGAGAACACGTGCCGCACGGCCGGGTCGGCCTCGACCCAGGAGGCCAGCTCGGCCACCGTGGCCGTCGTCTCCTCGAGCGGAGTGCCCGCCGGAAGCTCGAGGTCGACCCGCATGTCCCCCTGTGAACGCTCGGGCAGGAAACTCCGGTCGAGTTCGGTCACCAGCCAGGCGGCAGCGGCCAGTCCCACGAACAACGCGACGAGCATCGTCGCGGGTCGTGCCAGCGCCCGCACGAGGACACCGTGGTAGGAACGATACAGAGCGTCGAAACCCGCACCCAGGGCCCGGAACACACCGCGCCGCACACCCGAGCGGATGGTCAGGATGCGCGCGGCCAGGACCGGCTGCAGGAGCAGGGCGGCGAACACCGAGACCGCCAACGAAAGGGTCACGGTCAGCGCCTGGTCGCGGAAGAAGGCCCCGGCGATCCCCGGTACGTAGACCACCGGGAAGAACACGGCGATCGTCGTGAGCGTGGCCGCCACGACCGGACGCGCCATCTCGCTCGCACCGCGCGCGGCGGCGTCGGCGACCATCCGCCTGTCGGCCGAGGGAGCCGCGGGACCGTCCGAACTCGGGGCGGAGCCACCGGCCTGCGCTCTCTTCTCGGCGATGTAGCGATTGATGTTCTCGATCACCACGATCGCGTTGTCCACGAGCATGCCCGCGGCCAGCGACAGACCACCCAGGCTCATGAGGTTCAGTTTGACGTCGCCGAAGTACAGCAGGCCCAGTGTGATCACGAGGCTCACGGGAATGCTGAAGACGCCCACCACGATCGGACTGCGCCAGTCGCTGAGGAACAGGAACAGCACGAGGATCGCGAGCAGGGCACCGAGCAGCAACGACTGCTGCAGGCCGGCGAAGGAGGCCCGGACGTAATCGGCGTCGCGGTAGACGAAATCGAAGTCCAGACCCGCGATGTCGCCGCGCACCACCTCGAGGGCGCGGTCGACCTCCTCGCTCACCGAGATCGTGTTCGCGTCGGGTTCCTTGTAGATCAGCAGCGACACGACCGCCGCTCCGCCCAGCAGGGTGGCGCCCTCGGGCTCCTTGATCGTGTCGAGCACGTCGGCCACGTCGCCGATCCGGATCGGCGAACGACCGGGGCGGACCACGTCGGTCTGACGGATCTGTTCGAGGGTCTCGAACTCGCCGTCGATCCGCAGGCTCAGGAACAGTGGACCCTGCCGGACCTTGCCGCCGGGGAAGTTCACGTTGCTGCGCTGCAGGGCAGCGGCGATGTCGGCCAGCTCGATGCCGTAGATCGCCAACTTCCGCGGGTCGGGGCGCACCAGGATCTCGCGGTCGACCCCGCCGACGAGCTCGGCCTGACTCACCCCGTCGACCTGCTCGAGCGCGGGCTTCACCACCTCGCGCGCGAACTCGGTCATGTCCTTCATGTCGCCCGCGCCGCGGAGCACGAGAATGCTGATGGGGCGCGAGGTCGGGTCCCAGCGCAGGATCACCGGCCGCTCGGCGTTCTCGGGGAAGTCGTCACGGAAAGCGACGCGATCGATGGCCTCGCGTAGGTTCAGGTTCGCGAAGTCCATCTGCGAACCCCATTCGTACTCGACGGTGATCGTCGACACGCCCTCCCGCGTGCGGCTCACGACGCCGCGCACGCCCGCGAGCGCGGTGATCACCTCCTCGAGTGGGCGGGTCACCAGACGCTCGAGGTCCTGGGCCGGGATGTCCTCGTAGGTCGTGATGACGGTCAGGCGCGGATAGGTGATCGACGGCAGCAGATCCACCGGTAAGCGACCGGCGCTGAGCACGCCGATCAGCACGAGCGCGGCGAAGAGCATCGACACCGCAATGGGACGTTGGATGGCGAGTCGGAGCATCAGGATTCCGTCCGGGCGGTGCTCAGCGAGAGGAGCCGGCGGTCTCGGCCATGAGCGTCGCCCACGGATCCTCGAGCTCGACCGTTCCGCGCACGCGGATCTTCGCGTCGTGGGTCAGCGTGAGGTGGTTGTCCACGACCACCAGGGTCCCCGGCTCGATCGCCCCGCCCTGCAGGACGCGCGCGATCTCCACCGCGTGATCGTTGCGGCGACCGATCTCCACGTACACCCACTTGGCCCGGTCGTCCTCGACCCGGAACACCAGTGGCCGGCCGTCGCGGGTGAGGATCGCTTCGCTGGGAACCACCAGGGTGTTCGGATGGATCGTCCCGGCGATCGAGGCCCGGACGAACATGCCCGGCTTGATCCGCCCGTCCTCGCTGCGCAGGCGCATCAGGACCGAACACGTGCGGCTCTCGGGATCGATCTCGGGGCTGATGACGTCGACCTCCGCCGGCACGGTCTCGTCGAGGGCAGGAATGGTCACCAGCACCGGCCGCCCCTCGTCCAGTCCCTTGAGATCGGCCTCCAACACCCCCACCTCGGCCTCGAGCTCCACGTCGTCGATCACGCGGCAGAGGGTCTGCCCCACCTGCACGCGCTCGCCCTGGGCCAGTTCGAGACCGCGGACCACGCCGTCGAAGGGAGCGCGCAGGACCGTGCGCTCGAGGTTCAGCTCCGCGCGCTGCTCGGCGGCCCGCGCGCTGGCCAGGCCGCTGCGGACCTCGAGCAGCTCCCGGCGGAAGGCGCCCCGTCGGACGGCGTCGACGCCGAGTTCGATCTCGCGCGTGCGGCGCTCCTGCTGGGTGATCTTCCCCTGGCGCTGCAGACGGTCGAGTTCGGCGAGCTGCTCGTCGAGTTCACCGCGCGCCTCGGGGGTGCTCCCGATGCCCTGCTCCTCGACGGCGATCTGCCCGAGGGCCTGCAGACGATTCGAGCGGGCCTCCTCGAGCGCGACCTGGTACTCGCGATCGTCGAGCGTGGCCAGGCGCTGCCCGCGGCGCACCCGCTGCCCCTCCTCGACGAGGACGCGGGTGATCCGGCCCGCGAGCTCGAACTTGATCTCGGCGGCGTGACGGGCGCGTACGGCCCCTTCGGCCACCACCGGCACCACGAGGTCGACACTCTCGGCCGGGCTGGCCGTCACCGTGACCGCTCGCTCGCGACGGCGGGGAGATTCCTCCTCGTCCTCGGTGGCAGTCGCCGTCGAGTCGGCCTCGGTTGTGGTTCGCCCGTCGGTTCCGGGATCGCCGCCGCCGCAGCCGACCAGGGATCCGGTGGTCAGCAGGAAGGCCAGGATCGCGAGCAGCGACGCGCGTGGTGTCGGGGCAGGGCGCATGGACGGCACTCCGGGTGGGCGCGAGGACGAGGGGGCGAAACGCGTCCGGCACGTTCGCCCCTTCGTCGGAATCGGGACTTCGGATCCGCTCCGCTCAGCGGGAATCGGCCGGACGATCGGGGATCCCGGCGGCGCGGTCGAGGTCCGAGGAACGATAGCAGATGATCGCCATCGGTTCGGCGTCCTCTTCGCCCTCGTCCATGGCCGCCCCGGCGCCACCGCCCTGCGCCGCCATGGCCGAGCTGATGAACTCGGTCACCACGAAGATCCGGTCGCCGACGAACATGATCCGGTCGTCCATGTTGTCGCACTGGCCGTTCAGCGTGGCACGGCGCACGAAGCGGCCGCGGGGATCGTAGACGTCGAAGGTGCCCAGCGACACGTCCCCGGCCTCCATCGACCCGCGCGAGGTCATCACCCACAGGCTGCCGTCGGGGCGGGTGTGGAGACCCTCGCGGTCGATCGCCGGATGGACGTCGTTCACCTCGAACTTCGTGTTCGGCGGGACCTGCCCCTGCGGCGTGAAGCCGCGATAGATCTCGAGCAACTCGTCGATTTCTTCCTGCGTGCGCTCGTGGACCGCGTACTCGCGCGTGATCACGCGCTGGAGCGTGCCATCGGGGTTCCAGGCCAGGATCCGGTAATCGGTGAGGTCGTCCGGCGCGTAGATCATGCCGTCGGCGGAGACGGCCACGCGCTGGCTGAAGTTGTCGAAGCTCGTCTCGCTCACCACGGGGTTCTTGAAGTCCATGCCCCCCACGTGGTTGTGGAGACGTTCGACCTCCGCCCCGCTCGTGGGGTCGAAGATCGACAGCCAGGTGGTGGCCACGAACTCCTGCGACTCCTGGTCGAACTCGCGGAACGAGTAGGTCACGGCCAGGTTCTCACCGGCCTCGTGGATCGCCTGCACCATCATGAATCCCGCGCCCTCGGGCGTCTCCAGCTCGAAGTCGGCGCCGGGCGTGCCGTCGGGCTTCAGCGTGACGATGCGCGCCGGGAAGGCCTGCACCACCGCCAGATCACCACTCGGCAGCCAGAACAGGTTGGTTCCGCCGCGGAACTCTCCGGGACCTTCGCCCTCGCGGCCGATGGTGTTCAGGTAGTTCCCCTGCGCGTCGTAGATCTTCACTTCGTGCAGCTGCGCGTCGAGCACGTACAGGTTGCCCTGCTCGCCGACGGCGATGTCGGTGATGATGCCGAAGAACTCGTCGTCGCCCCCGTCCCATCCGCCCAGGCGGAAGACCTCTTCCATTTCGATGGTCATGGCGGGGTCGATGGCCTCGGCCGGATTGTGGACCTGGACGACGCCGTCGACGGTTTCCTGTCGGCCCTTCCAGTCGGCGGCGGTGGACAGGGTCGGGACCAGGCAGAAGACGGCGAGCGCCAGGCCGGACAGCAGGATCGGGCGCGAGAGAGCATTCATGGGAGCGGACTCCTGTGTGGGCGGAAACGCCGCGGGAGCGTGCCGCGGCGGGGACGGGTCCGGAATCCCCTCCGGGCCCGGGTGCAGTCTACGACCTCGGCCCTGCGTCGGTTGCACGCGTT
This window contains:
- a CDS encoding efflux RND transporter periplasmic adaptor subunit — protein: MRPAPTPRASLLAILAFLLTTGSLVGCGGGDPGTDGRTTTEADSTATATEDEEESPRRRERAVTVTASPAESVDLVVPVVAEGAVRARHAAEIKFELAGRITRVLVEEGQRVRRGQRLATLDDREYQVALEEARSNRLQALGQIAVEEQGIGSTPEARGELDEQLAELDRLQRQGKITQQERRTREIELGVDAVRRGAFRRELLEVRSGLASARAAEQRAELNLERTVLRAPFDGVVRGLELAQGERVQVGQTLCRVIDDVELEAEVGVLEADLKGLDEGRPVLVTIPALDETVPAEVDVISPEIDPESRTCSVLMRLRSEDGRIKPGMFVRASIAGTIHPNTLVVPSEAILTRDGRPLVFRVEDDRAKWVYVEIGRRNDHAVEIARVLQGGAIEPGTLVVVDNHLTLTHDAKIRVRGTVELEDPWATLMAETAGSSR
- a CDS encoding 6-bladed beta-propeller; amino-acid sequence: MNALSRPILLSGLALAVFCLVPTLSTAADWKGRQETVDGVVQVHNPAEAIDPAMTIEMEEVFRLGGWDGGDDEFFGIITDIAVGEQGNLYVLDAQLHEVKIYDAQGNYLNTIGREGEGPGEFRGGTNLFWLPSGDLAVVQAFPARIVTLKPDGTPGADFELETPEGAGFMMVQAIHEAGENLAVTYSFREFDQESQEFVATTWLSIFDPTSGAEVERLHNHVGGMDFKNPVVSETSFDNFSQRVAVSADGMIYAPDDLTDYRILAWNPDGTLQRVITREYAVHERTQEEIDELLEIYRGFTPQGQVPPNTKFEVNDVHPAIDREGLHTRPDGSLWVMTSRGSMEAGDVSLGTFDVYDPRGRFVRRATLNGQCDNMDDRIMFVGDRIFVVTEFISSAMAAQGGGAGAAMDEGEEDAEPMAIICYRSSDLDRAAGIPDRPADSR
- a CDS encoding efflux RND transporter permease subunit, with translation MLRLAIQRPIAVSMLFAALVLIGVLSAGRLPVDLLPSITYPRLTVITTYEDIPAQDLERLVTRPLEEVITALAGVRGVVSRTREGVSTITVEYEWGSQMDFANLNLREAIDRVAFRDDFPENAERPVILRWDPTSRPISILVLRGAGDMKDMTEFAREVVKPALEQVDGVSQAELVGGVDREILVRPDPRKLAIYGIELADIAAALQRSNVNFPGGKVRQGPLFLSLRIDGEFETLEQIRQTDVVRPGRSPIRIGDVADVLDTIKEPEGATLLGGAAVVSLLIYKEPDANTISVSEEVDRALEVVRGDIAGLDFDFVYRDADYVRASFAGLQQSLLLGALLAILVLFLFLSDWRSPIVVGVFSIPVSLVITLGLLYFGDVKLNLMSLGGLSLAAGMLVDNAIVVIENINRYIAEKRAQAGGSAPSSDGPAAPSADRRMVADAAARGASEMARPVVAATLTTIAVFFPVVYVPGIAGAFFRDQALTVTLSLAVSVFAALLLQPVLAARILTIRSGVRRGVFRALGAGFDALYRSYHGVLVRALARPATMLVALFVGLAAAAWLVTELDRSFLPERSQGDMRVDLELPAGTPLEETTATVAELASWVEADPAVRHVFSQVGTTERTLAALQDYTAPHTARVRVILQQERDARAEGQRLQEEISARLEQTLSGTTWVFRDEGIGLGELLSAGGTAFRMGVIAEDPLIALRAAERIERELRTVPELTDLQIDRVLGTPNVVVGIDRDEVLRSGLDPNRVADELRARIVGVEATTFNEIEQRIDIAVRFERDERRDLDLALGAPITLPGGQKVPLRSFVALQEERPVRELVRNDQRRMVTISGDVSTGGLDEAWESAQAAIAGLQLPPNIRVIETGERREMQRSFRDLALAMALAVVLVYMILAAQFESFVDPLLIAAVIPIGLAGSAIAISLTHGSLNILSLIGVLALLGIAVNDAIVKVDTIRRLRTEGTPDFEAILTASRLRFRPILMTSVTTILAMLPMAIGLGSGEQLQRPLAITIIGGLALTTLLTLVYTPLLYRIAHRIRVRPASGPEPDAPSRGTATQPPAGLTHEGDRR